The Sphingopyxis sp. TUF1 genome segment ATCAAGCATATATGCGCTCCCCTTGCCACACAGAAGCCAACCATTCCCGTGATCCCTGTGCACAGCATCCTATCGATCGCTGGCATATCACCGAGCCCGCCCAGTCGATAGTCGAATAGCGATTGGAGGAAAGAATGACTGAACCCAAGGGCCTGACCCCCGTGACATTTGAAAGCTGCGCGCCCGTTGTCGTGGGCCCCGGATGTATCCGCCGCGACCTGCCCTCGCGGCCGGGCGTGCGGACCTGGGTGGTCGAAATGGAACCCGGGAGCGAATGGCCGCGCATCGACGAGCATGACGAGCGGGGCGAGGACGTCTTTGTCGTCGAAGGCGAATTGATCGAAGGCAGCGAGCGTTTCACCGCGGGCACCTATCTGCATTTCGGGCCAAACAGCAGCCACCGACCGCGCACCGAAACGGGTGTGCGGCTGGTCGGCTTCAACCTGATCGGTCAGCCCTAGATGGATGGATTTCGGATCAACCGGCGACACGTGTTGGGCGGTGGCATCGCGGCAGCCGCTCTAACCGCGGTTCCCGCCGTGCGTGCCGCTGCGCCGACGCTCAGGGTTCAGCGGCTGGCATGGGCCGGGATTCGTCTTCAGATCCCCGGCGCAACGCTCTTCATCGACCCGCTGATCGACGCTGGAATATGGGAAAATTCCCTTTCGGACCCACTCATTCCGGTCGACGACGGCCAAGGCGACGTGTTCGTGCTCGTGACGCATCGTCATCCCGATCACAGTGATGCCAAGGCGATCGCGGCTGCCCTGAATCGCGGCGGAACGATAGGGTATCCTGCCGGAACGCCGCCTTACAACGGCCTGGCGCCAAATATTCGCGAACGACCGTCGACATTATGGGAACCCCAGTTCTTCGGCGACTTTACCGCAACGCCGGTTCCGGCGTCGGACGGCTATGGCGACCCGCAAGTTTCCTGGGTGATCTCCGCAGGCGGTCGCCGCATTTTTCATGGCGGCGACACGATGATGCACGGGCACTGGTGGCGCATCGGCCGACAATTCGGAGGCTTCGATGCTGCGTTCCTGCCGATAAACGGCGCCCGCTTTTCCTGGCGCCAGCCGGCCAGCGACGCGCCGGCCGTTCTGACGCCACAGCAGGCACTGTCTGCCGCGACGATTCTGGGCGCCGAGCGGATCGTCCCTATCCATTACGGAATCAAGGGTGCCGAAGGCTATGCCGAGGTCGATAAGCCGCTCGAAACGCTCAAGGCTGTAGCCGGCCGCGGGGGCCCTGCAATCGCTGCACTCGCTCCCGGCGCCTGGCTCGAATGGTAGTGGATCGCGCACCGACGACCGTTCGGCGAGATCCGCAACACTTCGAGCCAGCTGCTTTCCCGGCCCGCACGCTTTTCGACATTCCGCGCGATATCGCATTTTTCAATGTTGCCGCCTTGGGGCCGGTCATGAAAGCTTCGACCGCCGCCGCGAACGAGGCGCTCGCGCGGCGGGGGCAGCCGTGGCGCGTTGCGGCGACAGACTGGTTCACCCTCGCAGAACGGCGGCGCGCGGCGTTCGGCGACTTGCTCGAGACGGCTGCCGACGACATCGCGCTGGTCCCCGCCGCGAGCTATGGCTTCGCCGTGGCCGCAGCCAATCTCCCTGTCGGTCCGCGCCAAGCCATCCTCTGCCTCGATGGCGATTTTCCATCCGGAATGAATATGTGGCGCCGCAAGGCGGCTGATTGCGGCGCCCGGCTCATCCTCGCTCGGCCGGAGAAAGGCGAAAGCTTGACCGAGGCGCTGCTCCGCCACTGGGAGCCAAGCGTCGCGATCGTCGCCGCAGCGCCGGTGCGGTGGACCGACGGCGCGTTGATCGATCTCGCCCGAATATCGGACCGGGCGCGGGCGAACGGCACCGCGCTCGTCGTCGATGCGACGCAGTGGATCGGCGCCGCCCCCTTCGATCTAAAGCGCATCGACCCCGACTTTCTCATATGCGCCCGCTACAAATGGCTGTTGAGTCCCTATGGCCTTGGCTATCTCTATGTCGCTCCCCGGCACCATAGCGGACGCCCGCTCGAAGAAAATTGGATCGCACGCATGGGCGCCGAAGATTTCGCCCGACTCGCCGATCACCACCCAACCTATCTTCCCGGAGCGCGGCGGTTCGACGCCGGCGAGCAGGTCGGCTTCGAACTGGGCGAAGCCGCTATCCACGCCCTCGGCCAGCTTCGCGCTTGGGGGAGCGAGCGAATTTCGGCTCATCTCGGTCGGATGACGGACCATATCGCTGGCCGCCTCGCCGCTCGGGGCTTCGCATTGGCGGCCGACGGTCCGCGCGCCCGGCATATCGTGGCGGTTCAGGCGGGGGACATGGGGGACCGCGATTCCGACCTCGCCGCATCGGGCGTGTTCCTTTCGAAGCGCGGATCGAACCTGAGGATTTCGCCGCACGTTCATATAGATGATGACGATATCGAACGGTTGGTTAGAGTGCTGCGGCCATGACGTTTCGGAGCGCTCCCCTGATGACAAGCGAAAGTGTCGCACCCTCATCCCAAACGACTTGGCCGATTCTGGCGGTCCTTCTGGGCCAGGTGAGACCATTCCGCGGCGATGACGAACCGAGCGCGATCGGCAAACTGCCCGTTGCGCATTCCGTCGACGTCGGCCCAATGGGCCTCGCCGGCGACGAACAGGCCGATCGCACCGTCCACGGCGGCATCGACAAGGCGATCCATCACTATCCAGCCGATCATTATGCGTGGTGGCGTCAGCATCTCGGCAATGTGCCGCTGCTCGATGCACCGGGCGCGTTCGGCGAGAATATCTCGACGAACGGTCTCGACGAAACCACCGTCTGCCTCGGCGACCGTTTCCGGCTCGGCACCGCACTGATCGAAGTCAGTCAGGCGCGCCAGCCGTGCTGGAAACTCGACCATCGCTTTGCGACCAAGGGCGTGATGGCCGCGGTGGTGAAGACGCGGCGAACGGGGTGGTATTACCGCGTGCTGGAGACGGGGCAGGTGCAGGCCGGCGACGCGCTCGACCTGGTCGAGCGCCGTTATCCCGAGTGGCCTTTGGCTTCGCTGTTTGGCCTGCTGATCGGCGGCGAAGCGAAGGATCGCCGCTCAGATCTCCGCGCGCTGCGCGAGGTGCCGGTGCTCGCCAAAACCTGGCAAGTGCGCCGTGCCAAGCTCGCCGAACAATATGGCGCGGATGATTAGAGGGCCTTTTGCGGGAGGCAGCTCCCGCCATTGTTCGCGCGCGGCGCGCAAAGGCCTTCGTACTATCGCCCACTATCCTGTTGGAGACATGAGATGACGTTCAGCGACGATGATATCTGGACCCTCGAAAAGCGGTTCTGGCTCGACGGCGAGCCCGCCTATCGCAAACATATGGCAGAATCGGCAGTGATGCTGTTTCCTGAACCCGTTGGCATTCTCGTCGGCGAAGCGATCCTTGCGTCGCTTGCCGAGGCGCCGCGCTGGTCGAGCATCGATTTGCACGAGCGCAAGCTTGTCCGCGCCGGCGATGCGATGCTCGTCACCGCCTACCGCGCCCAAGCGAAGCGGGACGGCCAAAGCTACCGCGCCATCTGCAGTTCGAGCTACGCGATCATCGACAGCGACTGGAAAATTGTGCACCATCAGCAGACGCCGATAGAGGACGAAGACAGCAGCTCGGCATAGCCGCCGACGGCCAATACGCGTCATCGCCGAGGTATTGGCCCCTATGGCCGCCGCGGCTCAACTGCTCTATCGCGCTGTTCATGTCTGCCGCGCAACTTCGCCTCTATCATCGGCTCCAGCTCGCCGCGCATCGCCTCAAAAAGGCGGCGGATCGAGCGCTCGTCGATGTCGAGGGGGTGACGGCCGCACAAGGCGCCGTCCTCGCGATAATCGCCGCCGAGGGTCGCCCGACGCAGCGGCGCGTGGCCACGCTGCTTGGCCTCAATGAATCGGCGATGACCGCGATGATCGGCCGTCTGCTGGCGCTGGGCGTGGTCGAACGCCTCCCCAGCGCAGACGACAGCAGAGCCTGGAGTCTGGGTCTTACAGAGGCGGGGCGGCTTGCGCTCGGGCGCATCGAGGCCAGCTTCACGGCTATCAGCCACGAACTCGATGCAATTCTCGACGAGACGGACGCAGCAGCGCTGGCCGAATATCTGACACGCATCGAGATAGCCTTCAGACGCTGACCCACAGCTATCGCCCGCACGCGCAGCGGCCTGTTTCGTGCCCGAAGACGGCACATCCTGTCTCGAAGCGTCGACGCCGCTGCTGCTCGCCGGCGCTCAGGCTTCGATGTCGCGCTTGTAGGTTTCGGGCAGAAAGAGGATGCCGACGACCGCCGTGATCGCCGCGATCGCCACCGCATACCACAGTCCCTGATAGATGTTGCCCGACGCCGCGACCATTGCGAAGGCAACCGTCGGCATGAAGCCGCCGATCCAGCCGTTGCCGATATGATAAGGGAGCGACAGCGAGGTATAACGGATGCGCGCCGGGAAGAGCTCGACGAGCAGCGCGGCGAGCGGGCCATAGACCATCGTCGCCAGCACGCCGAAAACGCAGAGGATCAGGATCACCTTGAGCTTGTTCACCTGCGCGGGATCGGCCTTGTCGGGATAACCCGCCGCGTCAAGCCGGGCCTTCGCCGCCGCCGCGAAGGCCGCGACCGCCGCGGCGCGGCTTTCCGCATCCAGCCCCGACGGGTCGGGGACGGCCAGCGTTTCATCGCCGATCCGCACCGTCGCCGCCGTTCCCGCAGTCGCATCCACATTGGCATAGCTGACCCCGGCCTTCGCCAGATAGGATTTGGCGATGTCGCAGCTCGTCCGGTCGAACGTGTTCTTGCCGATCGGATCGAACTGGAACGAACATTCGCCGTCGTGCGCGACGACTGTGACCGGCGCGCGCTCGACCGCGGCGGCCATCGCCGGGTTCGCCGCGACGACCAGCGCCTTGTATAGCGGGAAATAGACGAAGATCGCGATGACGCAGGCGGTCATCATGATCGGCTTGCGCCCGATCTTGTCGCTGAGCCAGCCGAAGAAAACGAAGCTGGGAATGATCAGCATCAGCGCGGTGGCGACAAGGAAATTGGCGGTCGCCCCGTCGACCCGCGCGATGCGCTCGAGAAAAAAGAGCGGGTAAAGGTGCGCGGCAAAGCCGATCACCGCCTGTCCCGCCACCGCGCCAAACAGTGCGATCAGCACGATCTTCAGATTTTTCCACTTGCCGAAGGCTTCTGTCAGCGGCGCCTTCGAGGTCGCACCTTGTGCCTTCATCCGCTGAAACACCGGGCTTTCTTCGAGCTGGAAGCGGATCCACAGGGTGACGGTGAGCAGCACGATCGAAAAGATGAAAGGAATGCGCCAGCCCCAGGCGAGGAAAGTTTCGGCATCCATGACGGTGCGCAGCCCTACGACAAGCGATGAGGCGAGGATCAGCCCCAGCATCGCCGTGGTCTGGATAAAGCTCGTATAGAAACCGCGTTTTCCGGGCGGCGCATGTTCGGCGACGTAGACCGCCGCGCCGCCATATTCGCCGCCGATCGCCAGCCCTTGCAGCAGACGGAGCACCATCAGGGCGATCGGCGCCGCGATACCGATGCTGTCATATCCGGGCAGAAAGCCCACCGCGAAGGTCGACAGGCCCATGATCGCCATGGTGACGAGAAAAGTGTTCTTGCGCCCGACGATGTCGCCGACCCGCCCGAACACGAGCGCCCCGAACGGCCGCACTGCGAACCCGGCGGCAAACGCCATCAGCGCCAGGATGAAACCCGTCGTCTCGTTCACGCCCGAAAAGAAATGGTACGACAGCGCGCTCGCGAGCAGGCCATAGAGGTAGAAATCATACCATTCGAACACCGTGCCCAGCGACGATCCGATGATGACCCGCCGTTCGGTCCGTGCCTTGTCCGCCGCGGTCGGCAGATCATTCGCTTCGCTAGCCATATGTCTCTCCCATTATGACCCGTTTGCGGCGGCGGGCTCTTGTCCGGCCCGCTCGCGACGCCCCCGGGGAATTTCAGTGCGCGACCGCCATCGTCGGCGCGGTAAAGCCCGCATTTGCGAGTTCGCGTTCGGCTTGTGTGAAGCCATAGGCGGGGGCGATCTCGCCGCGGCGATCGGTCACGCGTCCCCATTCGGCAGCCACGCGCGCGGTCGCATCGTCGCCGCGTCCGATGAACGCGCCTTCGGTCAGCGTGATGTGCGCGGCGGCGAAATGACCCGCGCCTGCGCAAAGGATCGCACGTGTCGGGGCGTTGTCGCCCACCAGCGCGAGCAGCCCGGGGCTCACCGCGTCGGGTGCGAGCTCGGCCAGCGCATCGGGGGCGAGCACGCCTTCGGTCATCGCCGTTGCCGCCGTCGGAGCCAGGCAATTGACGCGGACATTGTATTTCTCGCCCTCGATCGCCAGCGTTTGCATCAAACCAACGAGCGCCATCTTGGCCGCGCCATAATTGGCCTGCCCGAAATTGCCGTAGAGCCCCGATGAAGATGTGGTCATCACGATCCGGCCAAAACGCCGTTCGCGCATCTGGTCCCAAACCGCCTTCGAACAGACGGCCGCACCCATCAAATGGACGTCGACGACAAGGCGGAAGTCGGCGAGGTCCATCTTGGCGAAGCTTTTGTCGCGCAAGATGCCAGCATTGTTGACCAATATGTCCACCCCGCCCCAAGCGCGCGTTGCGGCATCGACCATCGCCGCCACCGCCGCCTCGTCGGTCACCGACGCCCCCGCGGCCAGCGCGCTGCCGCCGCCCGCCACGATCTCGGCCGCAACGGCTTCGGCTGCTTCGCCTTGCATGTCATTGACCATCACGTGCGCGCCATGGCGCGCCAGCAGCAGCGCGTGCGACCGGCCCAATCCCCCGCCCGCGCCCGTTACAATCGCGACCCGTCCCGCCAGTTCCACCCCCATCGCGTCTTCATTTTCCATATTAATAACTCACTTGTGAGTGAATATATTGATCGAGGTGATCGGCCTTGTCGCACTGAAATCAGCCCGCGCGGTCTTCGCGGCGCTGTTTGCAGATGTCGCGGAAGCCCGCGGCCATGAAGCGCGCCATGCGCGCCTTTACCGCTTCATAATCGTCCGACCGGCAAAGCCCGTGCGACAATTTGTCGATGCGCCCGGTCCGCGCCAGCGTGAGCATCAGCGCGCCCGTGACGAAATGATAGCCCCAGAAAATATCTTCTTCGGCAGCATCGGGCAGCGCCTTCTTCAATATCTCGATCAGGCGCAGCACGACGGGATCGAAATAT includes the following:
- a CDS encoding aminotransferase class V-fold PLP-dependent enzyme; translated protein: MKASTAAANEALARRGQPWRVAATDWFTLAERRRAAFGDLLETAADDIALVPAASYGFAVAAANLPVGPRQAILCLDGDFPSGMNMWRRKAADCGARLILARPEKGESLTEALLRHWEPSVAIVAAAPVRWTDGALIDLARISDRARANGTALVVDATQWIGAAPFDLKRIDPDFLICARYKWLLSPYGLGYLYVAPRHHSGRPLEENWIARMGAEDFARLADHHPTYLPGARRFDAGEQVGFELGEAAIHALGQLRAWGSERISAHLGRMTDHIAGRLAARGFALAADGPRARHIVAVQAGDMGDRDSDLAASGVFLSKRGSNLRISPHVHIDDDDIERLVRVLRP
- a CDS encoding MFS transporter, whose translation is MASEANDLPTAADKARTERRVIIGSSLGTVFEWYDFYLYGLLASALSYHFFSGVNETTGFILALMAFAAGFAVRPFGALVFGRVGDIVGRKNTFLVTMAIMGLSTFAVGFLPGYDSIGIAAPIALMVLRLLQGLAIGGEYGGAAVYVAEHAPPGKRGFYTSFIQTTAMLGLILASSLVVGLRTVMDAETFLAWGWRIPFIFSIVLLTVTLWIRFQLEESPVFQRMKAQGATSKAPLTEAFGKWKNLKIVLIALFGAVAGQAVIGFAAHLYPLFFLERIARVDGATANFLVATALMLIIPSFVFFGWLSDKIGRKPIMMTACVIAIFVYFPLYKALVVAANPAMAAAVERAPVTVVAHDGECSFQFDPIGKNTFDRTSCDIAKSYLAKAGVSYANVDATAGTAATVRIGDETLAVPDPSGLDAESRAAAVAAFAAAAKARLDAAGYPDKADPAQVNKLKVILILCVFGVLATMVYGPLAALLVELFPARIRYTSLSLPYHIGNGWIGGFMPTVAFAMVAASGNIYQGLWYAVAIAAITAVVGILFLPETYKRDIEA
- a CDS encoding MarR family winged helix-turn-helix transcriptional regulator; the protein is MSAAQLRLYHRLQLAAHRLKKAADRALVDVEGVTAAQGAVLAIIAAEGRPTQRRVATLLGLNESAMTAMIGRLLALGVVERLPSADDSRAWSLGLTEAGRLALGRIEASFTAISHELDAILDETDAAALAEYLTRIEIAFRR
- a CDS encoding cupin domain-containing protein; the protein is MTEPKGLTPVTFESCAPVVVGPGCIRRDLPSRPGVRTWVVEMEPGSEWPRIDEHDERGEDVFVVEGELIEGSERFTAGTYLHFGPNSSHRPRTETGVRLVGFNLIGQP
- a CDS encoding MOSC domain-containing protein translates to MTSESVAPSSQTTWPILAVLLGQVRPFRGDDEPSAIGKLPVAHSVDVGPMGLAGDEQADRTVHGGIDKAIHHYPADHYAWWRQHLGNVPLLDAPGAFGENISTNGLDETTVCLGDRFRLGTALIEVSQARQPCWKLDHRFATKGVMAAVVKTRRTGWYYRVLETGQVQAGDALDLVERRYPEWPLASLFGLLIGGEAKDRRSDLRALREVPVLAKTWQVRRAKLAEQYGADD
- a CDS encoding SDR family NAD(P)-dependent oxidoreductase, producing MGVELAGRVAIVTGAGGGLGRSHALLLARHGAHVMVNDMQGEAAEAVAAEIVAGGGSALAAGASVTDEAAVAAMVDAATRAWGGVDILVNNAGILRDKSFAKMDLADFRLVVDVHLMGAAVCSKAVWDQMRERRFGRIVMTTSSSGLYGNFGQANYGAAKMALVGLMQTLAIEGEKYNVRVNCLAPTAATAMTEGVLAPDALAELAPDAVSPGLLALVGDNAPTRAILCAGAGHFAAAHITLTEGAFIGRGDDATARVAAEWGRVTDRRGEIAPAYGFTQAERELANAGFTAPTMAVAH
- a CDS encoding DUF4440 domain-containing protein, whose amino-acid sequence is MTFSDDDIWTLEKRFWLDGEPAYRKHMAESAVMLFPEPVGILVGEAILASLAEAPRWSSIDLHERKLVRAGDAMLVTAYRAQAKRDGQSYRAICSSSYAIIDSDWKIVHHQQTPIEDEDSSSA
- a CDS encoding MBL fold metallo-hydrolase, producing MGGGIAAAALTAVPAVRAAAPTLRVQRLAWAGIRLQIPGATLFIDPLIDAGIWENSLSDPLIPVDDGQGDVFVLVTHRHPDHSDAKAIAAALNRGGTIGYPAGTPPYNGLAPNIRERPSTLWEPQFFGDFTATPVPASDGYGDPQVSWVISAGGRRIFHGGDTMMHGHWWRIGRQFGGFDAAFLPINGARFSWRQPASDAPAVLTPQQALSAATILGAERIVPIHYGIKGAEGYAEVDKPLETLKAVAGRGGPAIAALAPGAWLEW